The nucleotide window cataaattGTAGAAATAGAGTTAATTACCTTTTTCGTGCATGTGGTTTGTTGAAAATAACCATTACAGTCCAGTAGTTTAAAAATTGTCAAAACAGTACCATTACAGTAGTTTTTTGACAATTgttaaactaatggactgtaaTGGTTATTTTCAACAAACCGCATGGACGAaaaaacgtaattaactcttttttaacataggggtattttagtcttttcacCCAAAACTTAACGGTAAATTGGATGGGGTTAACGAAGGTGGACTGCAATTGTTACAAAAGCGAAAATACTAACTGATGGACTGTAATGGTTATTTTCAACAAACCATATAGacgaaaaacgtaattaactcttttttaacataggggtattttagtcttttcacCAAACTTAACGGTAAATCAGATGGGGATAACGGAAGTGGACTGTATTGTTACAAAAGTGAAAGTACCGGTACTGTTTTGGCAAACTTTAAAGTAATGGACTGTAATGGTTGTTTTCAACAAACAACAGGGACGAAAAAACataattaactctaaaatttaAGTCAAAAAGTCAACCTTGGTCTTGAGTGCATCCACTTCAGAAGTCAACACACTAATCTGTTTCTGAAAAGATACTAACTGATTCTCCAAAGATGCATGTTCTTGTTTGACAGCTTCCACTTCCATTATAAGTTTCTCCCTTTCGTTTTCATGCCCCTATACGAACATTCATGTCAGAACCGGAAATacgaaaaaataaataaattaaaaaaggGACATAGTGACATCAGTACCTTAAGGTCTTTTGAAGCTGACTGCATTTTAGTCTTAACTGTTTTAATCTTTTTCTCAAGATCTTTAAGAATACGTTCCCGATTATTGGCATGATCATGAATTGATTTTTCTAAAGTTGCAACTTCATTAACACATTCTTTATAAAGTGCTTCTTTTTCACTAATAGCAGATTTTGCTTCTGCAAGCTCCTGCTCGATCCTTTTTACCGTTTCACTAAGCTACATCACACAAAATACAAACAGAATTAGAAACTAAGAACAATGTAACAGTTAATAAACACGGAATACAGTGGAACCTTGTGATGCTCATTCTGCTCAACCCTACTCTGGAAGAGTGATAGCTCGTTTGATTTGAGTGCCAACTGTTTCTTTAGGTCGTTATACTTTTTCTGAAGTGGAAGGAGCTCGCTGATCTGGAAATACAAATGACACATCAGAGACTTATTAAACGTTCGACATAAGCAACATAGCCTTGAAGGTTAAACCTTTGCTTCGATTTCTGATAGCCGCTTTTGATGTAAAGCTAACTCTGATTCAGCCTCGGCTAAAGCATGTAGTTGCCTTAATAGATCTCCACAACCCCTGTGCATTAAATGAAGCTATTTTGTAACATGGGTTCTCAAGTACACACGTAAATAACGACACATGTGAAAATTAACAGGAATGTATGGAATGACCGGATGTTGCTTACTTGCGAGAACCACCTGTCAGAAGTCCGCTTGGTTGATATATGTCACCTCCTAATGTCACACTTGTGGTCTTAACTTTCTGATTAAAAGCAACCTGTGTGCCATAAGTTGATATACACAGGAAAAGAGAAACGTTTTCATTATGAAACTGATAACATTACCAAAAAAAATAGTAGCACTAGCAAATAACAGCTAACAGGTGCCAAAGTACCTCTCGTGCAGCTTCAGTTGACTTGCAGACAAAAGTTGAACCAAACACGTATTCCATTGCACTCTGCAATATAGACAACTCTCATAAAAGTAAGTAACTGagtataaaaattaaaaaacaaaaacaaacaaaattctTCAACCAAAAATCAAAAGCAGACAAAAGTGAAATTTTAAAACAAtgagaaagtaaaaaaaaataaaaacaaacctGAAGTTCATGATCATAATCAACCAATGAAATTGCGACTTCAGCATTGCCTTTACCTACCTGAGAATATAAAATCATGTGTGATTATAATATAGATGATATAATCATGTTTTTTAAAAGCAAAAAAGGGTAAATGAACATACAAAAAAGAACTTACCAAATTCGCAGCATCTTTTTGAACATAAGGTGGTACAGGATGGCTTTGGATTTTGTTTAAAGGAATAAACGTCATTCTTCTTCTAAGATCACCATTTTGGAGAAGTAGTTTTCCGGTGTTTTCGGTGTCGAGCACAACATTATACAACTTTCCACCAGCACAAACCTGGACAAAATTGTAGTACATGAATTAATATATATCATCGGTAAATAAAGGCTAAAACTATGCATGATATAGTAATGAGAACCTCCAAGGCAGTCATTGTTAAGCTATCTTTCACTTTAATAAGCTTTGCAACCACACCTTTGACTTTTGACCTGTCAAAGTTCTTCACGGGATCACGATAAGAAAATTCAATGTTTCCCAGACGTGAAGAAATATTCCGAATGTCTTCTTTCAATTTATATACTGCTTCCGACTCCACCATTCTATCCTGAACAACATTCATATTTCTCATAAGAATCACCAGATATGCAAGTACATGTGTTGACCTTGAACAAGATTTAACTAGAAAACACACCTTTTCTAAACGTTCCATCTGTCCTTCCTCATATGAGAGAGCTTTCAAAGCGTTTTCAACGTTTTCTACGTCTTTGTGTCTGATTTTCAGCTGCTTCTCTGCTTCAACCGCTTGATTGTGTTTCGACAATAACTTTGTTTTATTCTCGTTCAACTCCTTTTCACCATGTTTTATCTTCATTTTCAATTGCTCAAGCTCGGTTTCTACTTTTCCAACTGCCACTTTCGCATCACCTAGTTGATCTTCAAGGCACTTTTCTTCATTGCCACTACTCTTTCCCGCAACTACACCCTGTCCCACGTCATTATAGTTGACTTTATCAGCGAGTCAAACATCTAATTATTAAAACTGCACCGCATTTACCTGTTGTTCTTTCTCAAGCTCTTCTAAACTCTTTGCTAGCTCCTCCACTCTCTTCTTCAGATCAGCAGCTCCATCTTCTGCACTCTTTACAGCAGATATTCTGTCTTTCTCAGACTGTTTCAGTTCTTCGATATTTTTACCAACCTAACGACAAAACATGAAAAGTTACTACATTATAAAGTTAAGAGTAAAATGGcattttggtccctgagatttggccagttttgcgacttttgtccaaaggtttgtttttccgtatctggatccaaaaggtttgaaatcttgccattttcatccatttttctccgttaattcaaaggtatttccgtcttttttgttaacttaaagggcaactcggtctttttcaggggtgttcgatctttttacataaagtgaaaaagaccgaattgccctttaagttagcaaaaaagacagaaatacccctagcttaacagagaaaaatggacagagttaacgagccggatggaAATGGAAAGATTTtgaaccttttggatccagatgcggaaaaacaaacctttggatgaaagtcgcaaaagtggccaaacctctCGGGATgtaaatggcattttactctaaagtTAATGTAACACAACGTGGCCAAAATGATGCTAAATATATAATGTACCTTTTCAGCATTCTTTGTCTCGGTTGCAAGATCGTCCTGACGGTTTTTCAGTACAGATGTTTCCTTAACAAGATCACGTGAAATAGCATCGACTTTATCCGACAGACCTTTAACCTCCCCACCCATGGTAGCATCTTTTTCAACGGTTAACTTTGCCACATGTGCATCCATCTCTTGTACTTCCGTACTCATAGTCTCAACATCTTTATCAATCTCAGATATCTTCGTTTTTATCTCGTCGACACCAAGAACTGCGCTATCTCGAACTTTCTCCGCTTGTACATACTCATAAGCAATACAAAACCGTTTCAATCTATCTAACTCTGCATTCCCATTAGACCATTGCATGTATTGCATTCGCTCTTTCCTCAACTTTTCTAGTGCGGGAAGTATTTCGTGCTCAAGAAGCTTATTGATCTCGTCAACCTTACTCTGCTTTTTCTCAAGGGTTTTTAAAGCAGCGTCTTTTTTAGTTTCGTACATTCTTGTTCCAGCTGCTTCTTCGAGCATGGACAATATTTCAGGAGGTTTCATGTTTAATACTTTGGTAATGCGCCCTTGCATAATTAAAAAATGAGGATTGTTGACATTTAGCTGAACCGAGTGGAATAGATTTTGCACTCTACTTGGCTGTGCAAGGTGTCCGTTTATCAGATACTTGTTCCTCCCACCAACCACAATCTGTAACATAATAAAGGAACATAAATTAAAGTTTTCAACAATATCTTGTACTGAATCAACTCCAGAATAATAGTAAGGCTGGTGGGTGTGGGGGGCGCCACCCCACCACCTCAGCCTCCATAGCGCCTAAAGGGCTCCATCGTCCACACCGCCACAACTAAGGGGGGAATCAACCTTCCGCCACCATGTTAACGAGCAAAAGGGGGCTCCATCGAAGTTGATTGGTT belongs to Helianthus annuus cultivar XRQ/B chromosome 5, HanXRQr2.0-SUNRISE, whole genome shotgun sequence and includes:
- the LOC110940826 gene encoding structural maintenance of chromosomes protein 2-1, yielding MHIKEVCLEGFKSYATRTLVPGFDPFFNAITGLNGSGKSNILDSICFVLGITNLQQVRASNLQELVYKQGQAGITKATVSVVFDNSDRSRSPIGYEECSEITVTRQIVVGGRNKYLINGHLAQPSRVQNLFHSVQLNVNNPHFLIMQGRITKVLNMKPPEILSMLEEAAGTRMYETKKDAALKTLEKKQSKVDEINKLLEHEILPALEKLRKERMQYMQWSNGNAELDRLKRFCIAYEYVQAEKVRDSAVLGVDEIKTKISEIDKDVETMSTEVQEMDAHVAKLTVEKDATMGGEVKGLSDKVDAISRDLVKETSVLKNRQDDLATETKNAEKVGKNIEELKQSEKDRISAVKSAEDGAADLKKRVEELAKSLEELEKEQQGVVAGKSSGNEEKCLEDQLGDAKVAVGKVETELEQLKMKIKHGEKELNENKTKLLSKHNQAVEAEKQLKIRHKDVENVENALKALSYEEGQMERLEKDRMVESEAVYKLKEDIRNISSRLGNIEFSYRDPVKNFDRSKVKGVVAKLIKVKDSLTMTALEVCAGGKLYNVVLDTENTGKLLLQNGDLRRRMTFIPLNKIQSHPVPPYVQKDAANLVGKGNAEVAISLVDYDHELQSAMEYVFGSTFVCKSTEAAREVAFNQKVKTTSVTLGGDIYQPSGLLTGGSRKGCGDLLRQLHALAEAESELALHQKRLSEIEAKISELLPLQKKYNDLKKQLALKSNELSLFQSRVEQNEHHKLSETVKRIEQELAEAKSAISEKEALYKECVNEVATLEKSIHDHANNRERILKDLEKKIKTVKTKMQSASKDLKGHENEREKLIMEVEAVKQEHASLENQLVSFQKQISVLTSEVDALKTKVTSLKDEHSQAQSELNAARTKVNECDSQISCILKDQQKLKNKIGDETLERKKLENEVRRMETERKECSIKVDKLIEKNYWITSEKHLFGRSGSDYDFTSRDPHKARDEFEKLQAEQAGLEKRVNKKVMAMFEKAEDEYNDLIAKKKIIENDKSKIMLVIDELDEKKKETLKVTWVKVNSDFGSIFSTLLPGTMAKLEPPEGGTFLDGLEVRVAFGGVWKQSLSELSGGQRSLLALSLILALLLFKPAPLYILDEVDAALDLSHTQNIGRMIKAHFPHSQFIVVSLKEGMFNNANVLFRTKFVDGVSTVQRTVASRQSK